One Natronomonas moolapensis 8.8.11 genomic region harbors:
- a CDS encoding ATP-grasp domain-containing protein: MLRLAVATDAETLDRIIDPLAERGIEARYVPTTGRAQPLSEPLIEEGFDVGFVYPSRMMEGGVADALLGVPWVNDRAAVLRSRNKAETLARLKRAGVPTPKSVYVSNPAADSELRAAFDRLDPPVVVKPNSTTRGVGIAKAGDLDSFLGICEYLSLVHDYRAVDDRSFLLQEFLPAARDFRAMVVDGEYAGAVERRLPASERAAGRWKHNVHRGAAAVGVDLAPGRRKLAEAAAEALDIEWLGVDLLVAEGRAVVNETNARPTVDSATKYDSGFYDRMAGLIRRTADV, translated from the coding sequence ATGCTTCGGCTCGCGGTGGCGACGGACGCCGAGACCCTCGATCGAATCATAGATCCACTCGCCGAGCGCGGAATCGAGGCCCGGTACGTCCCGACGACCGGGCGCGCACAGCCGCTCTCGGAGCCACTCATCGAGGAAGGGTTCGACGTCGGCTTCGTCTACCCCTCGCGGATGATGGAGGGCGGCGTCGCGGACGCGCTCCTCGGCGTGCCGTGGGTCAACGATCGGGCGGCAGTCCTGCGGAGCCGGAACAAGGCCGAAACGCTCGCGCGTCTGAAGCGGGCAGGCGTGCCGACCCCGAAAAGCGTCTATGTCTCGAACCCCGCCGCCGACTCCGAACTCCGGGCGGCCTTCGATCGGCTCGACCCGCCCGTCGTCGTCAAACCCAACTCGACGACCCGCGGGGTCGGCATCGCGAAGGCCGGCGACCTCGACTCCTTTTTGGGGATCTGTGAGTACCTCTCGCTGGTCCACGATTATCGCGCCGTCGACGACAGATCGTTTCTGCTCCAGGAGTTCCTCCCTGCGGCCCGCGACTTCCGGGCGATGGTCGTCGACGGCGAGTACGCGGGCGCCGTCGAGCGACGGTTACCGGCCAGCGAGCGAGCGGCGGGCCGCTGGAAGCATAACGTCCACCGCGGCGCGGCGGCGGTCGGCGTCGACCTCGCGCCCGGGCGCCGCAAGCTCGCCGAAGCGGCGGCCGAAGCGCTCGACATCGAGTGGCTCGGCGTCGACCTCCTCGTCGCCGAGGGCCGCGCCGTCGTCAACGAGACGAACGCCCGGCCGACGGTCGACTCGGCCACGAAGTACGACTCGGGGTTTTACGACCGGATGGCGGGACTGATCCGCCGGACGGCGGACGTCTGA
- a CDS encoding PepSY domain-containing protein: protein MKHNLRALSGIAAVAIALAVISGSGFALAQGAGSSPLDGADEDNAITQSNVSLSEEAAIDIATAEANGTVEEVELESEDGTPVYEVELVASTGAETEVTVHADDGTVLNIETEDE from the coding sequence ATGAAACATAACCTTCGAGCGCTGTCTGGAATAGCTGCTGTCGCAATTGCCCTGGCGGTTATATCTGGCAGCGGGTTTGCGCTTGCACAGGGTGCCGGTTCGTCACCGCTAGATGGTGCCGATGAGGATAACGCGATTACTCAAAGCAATGTCAGTCTCTCCGAAGAAGCGGCGATAGATATCGCAACCGCAGAAGCCAATGGTACCGTTGAAGAAGTCGAACTCGAGAGCGAGGACGGCACACCAGTCTACGAAGTCGAACTCGTTGCGTCAACCGGGGCGGAAACTGAAGTCACCGTTCACGCGGACGATGGCACGGTGCTGAATATTGAGACCGAAGACGAATAG
- a CDS encoding NAD(P)H-binding protein, whose product MRTLVVGATGFVGSRLVRALDEEGHDVVAFSRSADSESFPDGVEPFAGDLGDPESLEGLCDGVDVAYYLIHSLTSENFAELDRRYAARFREIAADAGVDRVVYLSGISGDETDLSPHLASRREVETVLAEGAFDLTVLRAAVIIGPESASFRIVDDLTDRLPVLVVPQWVRTPCQPIGVQDAIDYLTGLLRAAETRGETYDIGGPSVCSYESLLRMTAARKGRNIRILPVPVMTPKLSSHWLRFTTDVQYAIARPLAESMRHPVTVREDYDIQDVVPIDRTPIEAAIAASLAESSRQASR is encoded by the coding sequence ATGCGGACGCTAGTGGTCGGCGCGACTGGATTCGTCGGATCGCGGCTGGTTCGGGCCCTCGACGAAGAAGGCCACGACGTGGTCGCATTCTCGCGGAGCGCCGACAGCGAGTCGTTTCCGGATGGCGTCGAGCCCTTCGCCGGCGACCTCGGCGATCCGGAGTCCCTCGAGGGGCTCTGTGACGGCGTCGACGTCGCGTACTACCTGATTCACTCGCTCACTTCCGAGAACTTCGCCGAACTCGATCGCCGGTACGCGGCCCGCTTTCGCGAAATTGCTGCCGACGCAGGCGTCGATCGAGTCGTCTACCTGAGCGGGATCAGCGGCGACGAGACCGACCTCTCGCCGCATCTCGCCTCCCGGCGCGAGGTCGAGACCGTCCTCGCGGAGGGAGCCTTCGATCTGACCGTGCTCCGGGCGGCGGTGATAATCGGCCCCGAGAGCGCGAGTTTCCGCATCGTCGACGACCTGACCGACCGACTGCCGGTGTTGGTCGTCCCACAGTGGGTCCGGACGCCGTGTCAGCCGATTGGTGTCCAAGACGCGATCGACTACCTCACCGGGTTGTTGAGGGCCGCGGAGACCCGCGGCGAGACCTACGACATCGGCGGTCCCTCCGTCTGTTCGTACGAGTCGCTGCTCCGGATGACGGCCGCCCGGAAGGGACGGAACATACGCATCCTCCCAGTTCCGGTGATGACGCCGAAACTCTCCTCGCATTGGCTCCGGTTTACCACCGACGTCCAGTACGCGATCGCGCGTCCGCTGGCCGAGAGCATGCGCCACCCGGTGACCGTGCGCGAGGACTACGACATCCAGGACGTGGTCCCCATCGATCGGACCCCGATCGAAGCGGCCATCGCGGCCTCGCTCGCGGAGTCGTCGCGGCAAGCAAGTCGTTAA
- a CDS encoding sensor histidine kinase, whose protein sequence is MSETAHRRSLGLLLGSVGIVFAASGLTLWFAWIRPRTADLNQAVFGIVVHVVFGYIVVMSAIVLLRSDPPAMEYRLATKWCLGGAAFTGALVLWGAIPELTSGAIALDTLREFVVVGSAGAAAGVLVGLHRGRAARNRRLADRTADREETLVFLLRLLEHDIRNHMVAISNHADSIRPSTFDPSPTPAEAIGERTASIEQLLDTANVVLESETDGGEFERVDIGCVLREEIAVIRSDAPDVSIDADIGDDLHVESDRFVGEVFRNVLENAVVHNPPADLTVSVTATAADGAIEIEIADDGDGIPPDVRGRLFEPGVHDPDSSGDGIGLYLVGKLVDAYGGRVTVSDRSPTGTRFRFRFPSAPPDADGAR, encoded by the coding sequence GCCGATCGCTCGGGCTGTTGCTCGGCTCCGTCGGAATCGTTTTCGCGGCGTCCGGGCTGACGCTTTGGTTCGCGTGGATCCGCCCCCGGACGGCCGATCTCAACCAAGCCGTCTTCGGCATCGTCGTCCACGTGGTGTTCGGTTACATCGTCGTGATGTCCGCGATCGTACTGCTCCGGAGTGACCCCCCTGCCATGGAGTACCGACTCGCGACGAAGTGGTGTCTCGGCGGGGCAGCGTTCACCGGGGCGCTGGTCCTCTGGGGGGCGATCCCCGAGCTCACCTCGGGGGCGATCGCCTTGGACACGCTCCGGGAGTTCGTCGTCGTCGGCTCCGCCGGAGCCGCCGCGGGCGTTCTGGTAGGGTTGCACCGTGGCCGCGCCGCCCGAAACCGACGGCTCGCCGACCGAACCGCTGACCGCGAGGAGACGCTCGTTTTCCTCTTGCGGTTGCTCGAACACGACATCAGAAACCACATGGTCGCCATCTCGAATCACGCCGACTCGATCCGGCCCTCGACGTTCGATCCGTCGCCGACGCCCGCCGAAGCGATCGGGGAGCGGACCGCAAGCATCGAGCAGTTACTCGACACTGCCAACGTCGTCTTGGAGTCCGAGACCGACGGCGGGGAGTTCGAGCGCGTCGATATCGGGTGCGTCCTCCGGGAGGAGATCGCCGTGATCCGGTCGGACGCCCCCGACGTCTCGATCGACGCCGACATCGGGGACGACCTCCATGTCGAGTCGGATCGCTTCGTCGGCGAGGTGTTCCGGAACGTCCTCGAGAACGCGGTCGTTCACAATCCTCCGGCGGACCTCACGGTCTCCGTCACTGCGACCGCCGCCGACGGGGCGATCGAAATCGAAATCGCCGACGACGGCGACGGGATCCCGCCCGACGTCCGCGGGCGCCTCTTCGAGCCGGGCGTCCACGACCCGGACAGTTCGGGCGACGGCATCGGGCTATACCTCGTCGGAAAGCTCGTCGACGCCTACGGCGGACGCGTCACCGTCTCTGATCGTTCGCCGACCGGGACGCGCTTTCGGTTCCGGTTTCCGTCGGCTCCACCCGACGCGGACGGAGCCAGATGA